Below is a genomic region from Solidesulfovibrio fructosivorans JJ].
AGCCATGCCGACGCCAATTGACGCGAGAGGTCCCGAAAGCGGCCACGCCGTGCTGGAGTTGGCCGCCCATGATCCCATGGCCGCCGTGCGCCATGTGGCCGCCTGTCTGGCCAGGCGGGCCTATCCCCTGCTGGGGCTGGCCTGCCTGCCCCGTCCCGACGGAACGACGCGGTTGGTCGTGGCCGTAACCGACGACGGACGCCTGTCCCGGCTGCTGGCGGAACTGGCCGGATTGCCGGAGATTTTCGCCGCCCGGCTGGGCGATCCCG
It encodes:
- a CDS encoding ACT domain-containing protein encodes the protein MPTPIDARGPESGHAVLELAAHDPMAAVRHVAACLARRAYPLLGLACLPRPDGTTRLVVAVTDDGRLSRLLAELAGLPEIFAARLGDPGAPILAALAGNAAMA